The Streptomyces sp. WZ-12 genome segment GCGGCCTACACCGGGGGGCTCGGACTTCCTTGAGGCGTGTGCAGCGAGCGGGCGCTCGGTCTGGATGGTCAGCAACAACGCCACCGTCGCCATTGAGCGCTACCTGAGCGCCCACGGGCTTGACCGGCTTGTTGCCGGCCAGTTCGGCAGGGTAAACGGTGAGCCGAAGTCCATGAAACCGTCTCCCCGGCTCCTCTCCGCAGCCATGGCGGCGGCCGAGGCGAAACCGGGCGACTGCATCTTCATTGGTGATGCGGTGCGCGACGTCGAGGCAGCCCACGCTGCCGGCATGGAGGCGATCGGGTACGCGAACAAGCCCGGCAAAGACGCGGCACTGGCCGAGGCTGGAGCCGTGGCGGTGGTTACTTCTATGGGAGACCTCGCACGGGCGGTTATGAACAGGGCCGGATAGCCCGGGACTCTTTGGCTCTCTGCCTCGACTGCCCCGGGCCCGTTCAGCGCCGTTCGTTGTCCTGGTCCTTGTCCAGTGCACTGACGGACGCCACCGTTCACCGCCGTACGCCCGCCCCGTCGGACCTGCCGCCCGAACCCCCACGGACGCCCCCGAACGACCGTGCGGACAGTTGGAAAGCGTGTTGGGGGCAACCCCTCACGAGTTCGAATCTCGTATCCTCCGCCAGTGCTCTCACCGGGCACGATGTCGAAGGGCCCCACCGTTCGCGGTGGGGCCCTTCGACGTTCGTGGTCTCAGTTTTGGTCTCAGTTGCACGGAGCGGACAGCCGTGGACTTTCACGGTCAGGCTTCGACTGCTCTCTGCCAACGATCAGATCACCAGGGTCGTGATCATCGACCTCATCGAGACCAAGATCCTCCTGAGCGGCCAACATGAGGCTCCGCGCAAC includes the following:
- a CDS encoding HAD family hydrolase, with the protein product MSGATPEELASVLAPARHVLLDFDGPVCSVFAGFPAADVARRLVELLSGPDGPPPGHEESDPLAMLRRIADEREDLVSAADETLAQLEVEAVDRARPTPGGSDFLEACAASGRSVWMVSNNATVAIERYLSAHGLDRLVAGQFGRVNGEPKSMKPSPRLLSAAMAAAEAKPGDCIFIGDAVRDVEAAHAAGMEAIGYANKPGKDAALAEAGAVAVVTSMGDLARAVMNRAG